In Meleagris gallopavo isolate NT-WF06-2002-E0010 breed Aviagen turkey brand Nicholas breeding stock chromosome 2, Turkey_5.1, whole genome shotgun sequence, the following are encoded in one genomic region:
- the LOC104910033 gene encoding LOW QUALITY PROTEIN: serine protease 55 (The sequence of the model RefSeq protein was modified relative to this genomic sequence to represent the inferred CDS: deleted 1 base in 1 codon), producing MSAGQMNSVISQPGCPWQRMWLWKHHCPEYCEEHWSKSGMKMLLFISWVLTSLISSTHAEDLSRAYVFFRSHQPIKMAGIQSAYSHNECGLRPSFESFLWTGKRITGGRYAKAGEFPWQVSIQSNGKHICGGSIISALWILTAAHCFADEVPPDIKIVMGEVDLDLPLEVHEPRKLILHEDFDRITLKHDIALIMLNYPIEFSNEKIPICFPYMDDISSWQHCWVAGWGMIDAVSASTMLQKARMKLISREECLDQIPKLPEDMLCIELEQGSCQVDSGGPLVCSYSNTMKWFQVGVISWGDSCAARPYYQFYTSVYNYYEWIKTETAMMGKPFLIEGMAKHVVSTTDVHPESKAQLVFLESAVLLFASLVAIGLL from the exons ATGTCAGCAGGACAAATGAATAGTGTGATATCACAGCCTGGCTGCCCCTGGCAGAGG ATGTGGCTGTGGAAGCATCACTGTCCTGAATATTGTGAAGAGCATTGGTCCAAGAGTGGGATGAAAATGCTTCTCTTTATTTCCTGGGTGTTAACTTCTCTAATCAGCAGCACCCATGCAGAAGATCTTTCCAGAGCTTATGTGTTCTTCAGAAGTCACCAGCCAATCAAAATGGCTGGTATCCAGTCTGCATACTCACACAACG AGTGTGGCCTCCGACCATCTTTTGAGTCCTTTCTGTGGACTGGCAAGAGGATCACAGGTGGGAGATATGCCAAGGCTGGAGAGTTCCCATGGCAAGTGAGCATCCAGAGCAATGGGAAACACATCTGTGGAGGCAGCATAATCAGTGCGTTGTGGATCCTGACTGCGGCCCATTGCTTTGCAGATGAAGT GCCACCAGATATTAAGATTGTAATGGGAGAAGTTGACCTTGACCTCCCACTGGAAGTACATGAGCCAAGAAAATTGATCCTCCATGAAGACTTTGACAGGATAACCTTGAAGCATGATATTGCTCTGATCATGCTCAACTATCCCATTGAATTCAGCAATGAGAAAATCCCCATCTGTTTTCCCTACATGGATGACATCAGTTCATGGCAACACTGCTGGGTTGCTGGATGGGGAATGATAGATGCAG TGTCAGCATCCACCATGCTGCAGAAAGCGAGGATGAAGCTCATCAGCCGGGAGGAGTGCTTGGACCAGATACCAAAGCTACCAGAGGATATGTTATGCATTGAGCTGGAGCAAGGATCCTGCCAG GTGGACAGTGGGGGACCCTTGGTTTGCAGCTACTCGAACACCATGAAGTGGTTTCAGGTCGGCGTCATCAGCTGGGGAGACAGTTGTGCAGCAAGGCCATATTATCAGTTCTACACTTCTGTCTACAACTACTATGAGTGGATCAAGACTGAGACAGCCATGATGGGGAAACCTTTCTTAATCGAAGGCATGGCTAAACATGTTGTGAGTACCACAGATGTTCATCCTGAGTCTAAGGCTCAGCTGGTGTTTCTTGAGTCTGCTGTCCTTTTATTTGCTTCTCTAGTGGCAATTGGATTACTCTAG